AAATGAGCgccttagacctctttatatagtatttaggatatcaccatttgaaattcaaactcataacccctatagatgttatggactcaaatgtaactcttacacacaccataactcctatagcattaagaatttcaaataaaggtgtgtaacatcttttacactcttaatgttggtgataatggtggaggttactcatagtaacaactccccaaatgttacaaaaagatgacaactaatatagtcatatgttacatattattaatttattacacatatttaatctatacattatattattataaataatataacaagtacatggattaaaaaattttaacatgTGGAATAACACATCATAGGATATTGTATTGTCTATTAATAATACTTTAAAAAATTTGGGTCATTCTAAAAATTTAAGCAATTATTCTAATAAACTAATTTTGATTCTCATTCTTTATTCTTTAttctttttagaaaaaaaaaaaaaaacaattacctACAATAGTAAATCATCTTAATTCATTCTTTAAATATACTTTTACCTATGggtaatgattaaaaaaaatcaatttttctttaaaaattaatgtaacAATTTATATTGATGTATAAGATAGTTTGTAGATAACATTGGGATGAGCATTGTATGCTTCTCATgctgtttattttttaaaaggcaaAAGGCTATAAATAGTAGCCAAATTGAAGAGAACACTCACAAATATCAAAGCAATCGTACTAGTATATACATACACTATTATTTTTGATCATTCTGCAAATAAAGATGATGAATATTGAAGTTGAACAAATATCCAATGAGCTTATCAAGCCATCTTATCCAACTCCTAAGAATCTTGGGCGTTACAAACTATCATTACTCGACCAATCATCTCCCAAATTCTACGACCCTTTGctattttattacaaaatgaaaagtaCTACGACCATTATTCCGGCCATCATTCTAAAAAGGTCCTTATCAACCATCTTAACCCATTACTACCCTTTAGCTGGACGACTCGAAAAGCATGGACAATTCATCAATTGCAACGACGAGGGTGTTCTGTTCGTGGAAGCTCAAGCAAAAGGGCAACTTTCTCAAGTTATGTCCAATCCAATAGCTCAAGAACTCAACATGTTTTGCCCTTTAATTTCTCGCCATGATGAAGGTGACAATGTTCATCAAATTCTATTTGGGGTTCAACTTAACATGTTTGAGTGTGGAGGAATCGTTGTTGGTATTAGCTTTTCTGATAAAATTGCTGACGCTTTGTCATGGATGAGATTTATCAAAACTTGGGCGATGATGGCTCGAGCCGGAACAACCACCATGTTACCAAAATCGCTTCGTCCTGAGTTTGTCTCTGCAGCTCTATTTCCCCCTAAACCCCTATCCTTGAAGAAAAGAGAGACTGATACCATGAAGAAAGGTATCATAACAAAGATTTTTGTTTTCAATGGTTTCTCAGTTGAGGCCTTAAGAACAATGTATTGGGACAAAGAAAACAACATTAATATTCGACCTTCGCGTGTTGAGACTTTATCTACTTTCTTAATAAGTAGGTTTGAGGCTGCGTTGTCAGCCGCCGAAGCAGCAAAGCAGAAAACAGAAAGGTTTTATACCATTTTGCACACTGTGAATCTTCATCCAAGGATGAATCCACCTGTGGCTGAAAACTCATTTGGACACTTTTTAGTGTACACAAGCACACATGTTCCGGCCTCGAGTATTAATGGGGAAGCTTCTATTACTAGTGGGATTGTGAAGAAGATAAGAGAAGGTGTTAAGAGAGTGAACAAAGAGTATATTGGTAAACTCCAAATGGGGATAGATGATGAATCCAATATGATCAAACAAAACTCAAAAAGTGTAGAGAACAGAGGAGGTGAAGTGATTGaatttcaggttacaagtttgAGTCGAtttcatttttatgaaattgatTTTGGTTGGGGTAAGCCTGATTGGTCTAGCACAGGTGCTTGGAGTTTTGATAAAATTATTGCTTTTTTTGACACAAGTGATGGTAATGGAATTGAAGCTTATGTTAGTTTGAAAGAGGAAGACATGGCCATGTTTGAAGCAGATAAACAGCTTTGCAAATTTACCActcctaattattattttcccCATGTCAACTCAAATCTTTGAggtttaataatataatatgatattaatataataaataccaACTAGTAGTTACtttcatatatacatactaGTAAACATCCCGCGTTTCGCGgcggatatataaaatattttaaattatatataaaaaaataaattgtctattgtaattaataataattacttagtaaaattatattaaaatttttattttactattaaaaaatttgtgacataaatacttaaaatattaaatttattgctAATAAATACCGAAAATCGAGAAATAGTAGCATAAATCTtcatttatggtttaatttttattctgatGTGTGTGTGTTAAGTTCTGGGTTTGAATTTTATTGTATCAGTTTTTAATGTTTGAGTTTTAGTGTTTTGCTGGAGTTCTAATATTTAAGTTTGTGTTTATGaaatctgtttttttttttatttatttttatagattttgagaacttaaaatttgatgttgtttctattgattattgggattgagagtttgatttttcatacgagaattaaaattttccttctcatttcattaattgaaaaatattagtagaAAGTTTATGGAATACTTGACATTAAagttatcatttcaaaaaaaaacatgtaAAGTAGgcttttgttaaaaattatttaatattctttaataaaaaatttaaacatgGTAAAAagcaattaaaatattattttaagtatcACGTACACCTGAttcttctattattattattattgttattgttattattatttttattttatcttattttttaaaaaataaaaaccaaaaacttacacatttgagtcattattatttttatatttttttttaaaaaaaataattaaaaacgtTAAGGTATATAATGTTGAttgatattttatgtatataaataaaatttacgattcattatattttatgttttaatattttttttggaatttattttttattttctaattttttaaaatattttgtatttttatagaaaaatatttaaaaaaaatagtaaaaatcaatttgtagatttatgcttttttatacaaaatttattaaaataatagtaaaatatcaatttatagatttatgctttaataaaatattaaaattgagagaattaaggagataagagaaaaataatttagagtgattttagaatatattgattataatagatatttataatagtaaaaaaaatcatatctgcacgtatgtagtttttttttcaatttaaatttttattttttaattaattagtaacataatattataaaattaataatatatataattatttaaaaaatatcatttaaaagaaataataactacACGTGTAGTTTTTtctcatttaaatttttattttttaattaattaataacacattattataaacttaaatatatatatatattaattttttgaaaaaaaaaatatcctttttaaacaaaaaaaaaatcaaaatgtgataattgatttaaatttagagttatgatatatataaaatatattttagattaattgatatttataaattaataagaaattaaaaaatgagagaattaggGAGAGAAGAGATAATGCTGTTTGAAATGATTCTAAACCGCCACGTCATcgcctcatacttctcctttagatagatatatattattttatttacacttGTTACATAATATTATATGACATATATTAATTGCTTAATAGTAATTTTTGCACACTCATTAATTTTTTACTTGATGTCAGTTCAAAAGGTATTGATTCTTCCTTtatgattttgttattttgttcaaAAATCGTTAATTAAttgcttaaatttttatatttatctgTTTATCTACTTTTTTTAAGAAATCCACATGGTATAATTTAGctgaaaaaaatgaataaataaataaagagaagaaaaaactgCGCTAAgtaaaacgaaaaaaaaaaaaagaaaaaaaaaagaaagagtatAGTATTTCTAATAATGAGAATTgacattaaaatagtataataagataaatgtataggaataatttataaataatataataattaaattacataaaattaaggcCATTATAATCAAGtagaaaaagaaacaaaaacacGTATTTTATTGATCGGGCCTTAAACTTCATATATCATGATACCTAAGAATATTATCAATAATAGCTTTCCCACTCACGTTAttggtataaaaaaaatatagaaaatgagACTTTAAAGGTTTGAAttttcttactttgatattcaaagtctttttcatatttttcacATATTTATATTACTATAATGctttattgcttgatctaagtcataataataaaaatttaaaacaacacgttaaaaaaaataaaagaataaatatataaatagataaaaGTATTTGAagcaaatttaaataaatatatagatatataaatattaagggaATTCAAAATGAAATATGCTATTaacattgaaaaaataaattaaatcggTAGACTTGATTATGAAATTATAGA
This region of Cannabis sativa cultivar Pink pepper isolate KNU-18-1 chromosome 7, ASM2916894v1, whole genome shotgun sequence genomic DNA includes:
- the LOC115696354 gene encoding stemmadenine O-acetyltransferase-like, which produces MMNIEVEQISNELIKPSYPTPKNLGRYKLSLLDQSSPKFYDPLLFYYKMKSTTTIIPAIILKRSLSTILTHYYPLAGRLEKHGQFINCNDEGVLFVEAQAKGQLSQVMSNPIAQELNMFCPLISRHDEGDNVHQILFGVQLNMFECGGIVVGISFSDKIADALSWMRFIKTWAMMARAGTTTMLPKSLRPEFVSAALFPPKPLSLKKRETDTMKKGIITKIFVFNGFSVEALRTMYWDKENNINIRPSRVETLSTFLISRFEAALSAAEAAKQKTERFYTILHTVNLHPRMNPPVAENSFGHFLVYTSTHVPASSINGEASITSGIVKKIREGVKRVNKEYIGKLQMGIDDESNMIKQNSKSVENRGGEVIEFQVTSLSRFHFYEIDFGWGKPDWSSTGAWSFDKIIAFFDTSDGNGIEAYVSLKEEDMAMFEADKQLCKFTTPNYYFPHVNSNL